The genomic stretch ctttatatTTAAAGCTTATTCACTTTACTTGATTCGAACAATAAATAATACATACTAAATTCatgtaaatcaattaaaattcaaaactactTATTTAATCCTTTAACCATACTTTGGTCATATCCTACATTTTGTTGGATtccaaagctctggataaatAGATTTTGGATAGCGGgtgttccagacacatgactggggatcagcataaatttaccaacattgaattcaaaaatttagggtccgttgcctttggaaacaatggaaaattaaaggtaattggtacaggtgaaattcaattacagtcaaacatttcaattaaaaaggttttacttgttgaacattttaattataatttacttagtataagtcaactttgtgattcaggttttaacattttttatagtgtaatttcaaaattgtaaaaaaaaaaatatatatatatatatatatatatatataattatatttttaacttaGTAGATATACTTACAAAACACTTTGGTAAAATtgtttttccttaaaaaaattttcaatttttcaaaatttataacttAGTAAAATTACTTTACCTTAGTAAATTTTTAAATGGTTATTTTTACTAAgagtttttcttttttaattattctaacatttagttttcaaaattttttgtttGTTCTGTCTTCCCCTATTtctgatgtgtgtcaaagggggagagatagtgtattcagggggagaggtttatttcagggggagaaataagaattgaaattgcttgtttactttttgcatattattaacttaactttgaaccgtggttgccaaacatcaaaaagggggagattgttggtgcaagctgcaccagaatcaaacctaagttttgatattgtcaaaggttcaagttaagtcttgttgtgatctaacaagtttactgagtgtgcagaatgtttactcaactgggaaagacctagttggaggctatgcaggagaaatcttagtagatcgtggaacccaggtgaaagtccaagaagctcgaggggagacgaagcttggcagtgtgatcgagaggtctgaaggaccgaagatcaaaggaaaagtcctagggagccgatcaaggctgagtgagaagtccaaactagatctggaggatcaaagtttggcaggtaggttgaggtaagcaaattGGAGGAGCGACGGTGAGATCGGGTTCCCGgaaggaacaaccttaggtcgctgatccaactgaagaaaccaggaaggtttccaagttgagatcaagaacagttctactgttcttttattactcatgcattattatactgttatgctaacatctgtgttgcagggtgtttttttgttctaacactattttgtaggtctaggcggattggtcgaccgaaccagaggaccggtcgaccgaaccaagtgaGATCAGCACAGAAGTCAGTCCAGATGAGAACTGAGCCAGAGTCCGGTCAAATCTTGATAGGTCGACTgaaaagtaagatcggtcgaccgaacctgttgactcagcaagccagttcatcagcacagaatcagcaagcaaaggaaagaagggctgatcggtcgaccgaacaagaggatcggttgaccgatccaatcaacatttaatcagcattaaagggtgatctcggcagatttcagcaaacaaggaaaaaccttgttcggtcgaccgataaaaggattcggtcgaccgaaccattgaagacaAATTAAAGCACAATTACGAGCCAACATCATATTGCCAGCTGGAGGTGATtgaagcttgttcggtcgaccgaacaggggatcggtcgaccgaaccctcagtactcctataaaaccaggctcgaagacagaggcggtaacaacttttctgatcaactCTTGTGCTCGTTTGCAATCTGTCCACGCTACAAATCTTCATCAAATTTGCAAGCGACTTCATCCGATTGCCGACCGAGCTACGACTTAAATTCTGcaattgtcggtatagctttatttttgtactgcactttaattctgtaagataatagaagtgttactatcttacatatctgtacttgtacgattcacttctttccgaggtgttcggaaagaaggattatagtgttttgcccatcggtgcggtcaaggaccgcgggccttcgagtaggagtcgagctaggctctgaacgaagtaaacgattgtgtctcctttcttattttccgctgcacgattctgacttaaaaagaaaagaatagttttaaaaagaagcgatattcacccccccctctatcgcgctactcgatcctatcactTGTAACCGACGACTattctataaaaaggagtaggatgtggcccctaaaaccGAACTTTCTATTATTCCACAATTCCTTCTCTTCTTGTGGTTGttgccccctctcctcctcctagggccgaCAGCACAACCCCCTCTCCTCCGCCTAGGGTCGCCAACGcaacctcctctcttcctccttgtggtcggctcctcttctccacctagggtcggctcttcttctccatcaagggTCGGCAGCACTTCCTTGTTCTTCCAGGGTCGGCGCCACTTCCTTGTTCTCCAAGGGTCGGTGgcttgaagaaagggaagaagaggaagaaaaagaagaaaagcaagaagaggaagaagaagagaaggaagaagattagaaggtgccccatcctaacgACTCCTTTTGTAGCGgcggtttggaagagaagaaaagaagggtggtgttgtcttggtagatcgtcgcccacacgacgtccaagaagaggagaggaatacgatagaagatcaacaGGTCTATAGCTACgaaaaaaggtacaactagttctttaattccgctgtgtatctagttttgttttcttcgtaaCGATTTTgcatatcgattttgaataccaacacaagaggccagcgatcttgtatttcgatcaaggtgtgctttgatcattcaagaacttgcttgattgatcgaaCACATCTTTTatcgaacatgtgggttgctaggagaAGTTCTGtatttgtacaatttttgtacgggaaagtttaaacagaacggaatcccaacgccaacaattggtatcagagccaagttttctgcctctatgtgtttggttttcggttaaattatgcactgttcatatataatttaggcaaaataatagtaggatatgcaaaatagattaactctgtggttgttggcatcctagttccaactattatgacctattgtgtttgtatgtgatttggatccttgggcatgtcgagggtattttgtgtgtgcatgattgtaattattaaatacagccagagctgtattagtttattttacattttgttcaatctagattacatgtacattctttcgtggaatataggatcgataaatgtaattttttatttcttattgttgcggcttgctatgcgtggtgctacctcactacaacaaaaatgttaaaagacaacacccctacgacaacggttttaagagaaagcattgcatatttgctcaaagacaacgatttttgccaaaaccgttgtctttgaactccccattaaatataaaagacaatggttttgggaaaactgttgtcattgagcgatttCTTTTTGAATCAACAATACTTTTTACAACGattttctaaaaccgttgtctttaagcgctttttttaggggctacgacaacagttttaataaaaccgttgtctttggctTTATTCGTTTCGTCATTTCCACTCgcagttttgctttccctctctgTAAAAATCTTTTCGCACCGTGTTTTCCCCTTAGTGTTCCTGaaccctaagccatttttctttcctctcctcgacTATCTCTTCACACCATGACACCAAATGAAGCACTTGCGCGAGATTTGTAAGTGCCTCAAAATCCTAGTCGACTTCCTCCTCCATTGCGATAGCCTTCCGAAGCACGACCCCAAGCCATGGGATCCTCCCTTCGACCTGTCTTAGCCGAAACTCGATCCGCCTCTCGCTGTCGCCGTCGCAGTCTTCCTCTTCGTTGTTACTGCTCTCTCGTCTTATTACCACCATGGTGAGTTATTCGTCAGTTTGTACAGAATATGGTGTTACCACCTCGAATAATTTCCCTTTTAGTTCACCACCAAGTCATTAGCCATTACATTCAAAGTTGACCTTATAAATTCCAGCAGCGCCACCGCCAAGTCCTCCGACAACATCGATCCAAGCTAAGCAAGCATTCATTTCTCGGTGAAACTTCGTCGGAATCAGGCCATGAAGGCCGCGAACTGCGTGATTAATTGCGTGGAGGAGAGCAAAGTCTGTGCCTGTGCGAGTGAGGCAAATGCCAAGGCCACCAGCTCGTTCACGCATTCTGTCATCAACATGGTCGGCATGCTTATAGGTACACGCATGGATCCTCAATTTTCCGTTGATTACCGTTAATGTTTAATCGGCTTCCGTAACTGATTTGTCGGTCGGTTGAGGGCTAGGACAGTCGTCGGCTCCCTACGCACTGGAGAACGGAGGATGGAGCTCGGCGCTGCTGCTCATCGGCTTCGGAATCATGTGCGCGTACACCGCGCACATCATCGGCAGGTGCCTCGACGACGACGGTGGTGGCTCCATGAGTTACCAAGACATCGGCGAGCAAGCATTCGGATCCAAAGGCAGGATCGTAGCCTCTGCCTTCATCTACCTGGAGATCTTCTTCGCGCTCGTGTCCTACACCATCTCGCTCAGCGACAACCTGCTGCTGGTGCTCGCCGGCGTGCACGCGCACGCGCCGTGGCTCCACCTGTCGACTGCGCAGCTTCTGACGGCGATGGCGGTGCTGGTGGGCTGCCGACGCTGTGGTTGCGGGACATGTCGTCGATCTCGTTCCTCTCCTTGGGAGGGATCCTCATGTCTCTGCTTATGTTTGTGACGGTTGCGTGGGTGGCGGCGTTCGGCGGCGTGGAAGGGAGTCATGAGATTCCGGCGCTGAGGGTGGAGATGTTCCCGGAAAACAAGGATTTTCTTCTCACTTGCATCGGATTAtatccttttcttcataaattgtttaaaaagtttatattttttttaccgaGCGGATAATTTGCTGGtattttcatgatgagttttcCCTTTGACTTGGGTAAGTATGTAGTATTTAATGCGCTGTTACAGTTCATCAGTTACACAAAGGAGAAGAATGCGTTCCATTTCACTCACCCTCGTGCTGTGAGTTTTGTTCGGTTCAATTAATGTAGGTTTTTACGATGAccattggatgaattattttactCCTATGCATTGGCAGATACTATGCTTTTACTCTTCTTATTTGTCAATAATCAGATTTAGGTAATCTATGTCACGTTTCTGATACAGCCAAATGCAAATGATGGAAAGTAGTCCAGTATCGCCACTCCATTGTTTATTATATGTGGTTTACAAATTGAATTTGATAGTTTTATTTCTAGATATGATAGTTCTATTCTGACAGACTGTGTTTTAACCTAGGATTATATCTATTAAGTTCAGTTGGGATGCATCGAGCTTCTAAGTATAGTGATCTCTGATCCTTTGATTTTTCTCACCTATTTTGGGCTTGCAGCATGTTACAGATTTGTCTAGGAGGGAAACACTTGTTCGTATTACAGGTATTAAGttaatctatatttcttttttcttgcTTTGCATATGGTTGTGAATTCTTTGCGATAGCGAGGGTCCGGATCATGGGAGTGTGCACGACGGACGCCAGGACGTGATCTGGAGTTCCAGATCTACTGATCTAGGTTACTTTCCGTTTCTCGGTTTGTTTGTATTACCAATTCCttcttttattttgatttgttcaCCTTCTTCCACCTGCTTGCGTCGTCGATCAAAGAAACTGATGTCATTCTAGGTTTTCTCCCCCATTTTTTTTATTGCATTCACCCTATAGCGATGGGATCTCTTTcccatgagagaaaatatgatacctTTGCTCCTCCCTCGTCTCCTTGTGCGTTGAAGTACATCGAGCATCATGTATCCAAATTGGACACACTTGCAGGCGTCGCCATAAAGTACGGTGTTGAGGTAATTCAGATTTTTCTTTACTAAATGATGATCTTGTTTCAGAACTGAGGggaaaaaaatttcttttgatGAATATTGCTAAAAAAATCTTGGTTTTACTTATTTCTCTTGAATCCTATATCAGTAAATGTGTGATAACTATTAGATGTTGCTATTCTTTCTCTCCATTATGTAGTCCTTTGATTAATATTTGTCAATTTTCCATAGTTTTTCACTTTTAGATCTTTCAAGCATCTAGTGACAAGTGTAGATTGGTTAGCACTGagagtgttctcttttgtttttgaAAGATTGCAGATATCAAGAGAACTAATGGTCTAACAACATATCTTCAATTGTTTGCTCACAAAATATTACTTATTCCTCTTCCTGGAAGACATCCACCATCTACTCTAATTCAGTGTAATGGTTCTCTCGATAACAAGTACTTTTTGCCATcatattttatgaggattagtttaaagacaaattaattattttaggtAGTAATCAACAATTGATGAATTCCCCTAGGATTAGTAAAAGGGTATCTTACAATGAGCAAAAGGATCATGATTCCACACCATAATATCTGGTCTGCTATTCCTGATATTTGCAATGAGCAAAAGGATTATGAATTTTGGAGAGAGGAATGATCCTCCACACAAAGGAGAGAAGGTAATTGGTAAAtaatgatattattcactttaataaatctatctagtttccatgctttagtCTTGTTTCTTTGGTTGAGTAAGAAGTTCCAGAAGGTGCTCCTTACTATTTAGCTGGTCAGACATTCGTCATAAGTGGCACACTTGACAGGTAATCTAGTATCATTGCAAAAAATTTATATCTAGTATGACACTGTAAGTTGTATCTCTTGGCATATTTGTTTGTTTTGGATTAAGATCCTATCTAGAAATATTGTGGAGTCATAGGATCTTAAGATCCCaatgcttaataaaatatttattgaaaaattatatttggtatttttgattttatcataTGGATTATCTTTCAATATCTAGTTTTGTTAGCCAAAATTTATGGCTAAGGATGACTAATATTATTTATGTAGGAGATATATGAACAATGCATTATAACTAGTAGGGGTTGCATTTTTATATGGTACTCCTCTAAGAtggatgatgattacaaaagttaGTTTCGCTTCTTATACTCTGAAGTCAAAATTggttatcatatataaaaaaatttcttaggtgACATGGTACGAAATGATCTACTCTGGAGTTAGCAATACtataattatatatttgattaagTGGAGGCTTTCAAGACTTAGATCTTAAGTAGGATTGGTGAATGAGCATAGGGTTGGATCATAGTGATCATGAGATCTCTACTCAATTTAGTTCCTACTTTGTATCCAGATTTGTTTGGACCATTTTGGGCTGGAGCATCAGAAATTCGTGAGACAAATTGTGATTAACAACCATGCCTGAATTATATTATTCttgttccaatttttttttattcctgTTCATGGATGTATTTTTTAACATGGATGTATTTTCTTTTATCTGTATTAGTATTTTAGGTTTTGGAAGCTTGccttaccaattcttatttccaTTGTAGTGACTTTCCTTATATGCAACTCAGTGGCATCATCTCCCTAAGCATTGGCCGGATTCAGAGGCTTCAAagattgtaagcacatttttCTTTTAGCTCCTTTTTTTCCTACTAGAACACCTTCGAATGCATGGTGATTctgacaaaaaaaataaataaacatgaaACGATGTAATATGAAATATGAAATCCCAAACAAGGAGACTGTGAACCACCATTTGGTAGATCaccatattaatttttaaactgttCTATTCAATATATTCTTTCTTAATTACATTTCTCTTGCTATTGTTTGATCTAGATTTGAGATAGTACTGAAGATGAAATTTCTAATCTTAAGTAGCTATAGTGATGGAATTCTTTTAAGGATGAAATTATCATTGTGGCAGGGCTTTGCACCAAAACCGCTTGCACGGTCCTATTCCATAAAGAATTGCACTGAGCTAACAGCATTGTATGTATTTTCTTCTATTCATATACTTTTTTATCGATTATAGTTATTGGCAATGAGAATTTACTATATATTGTTGCATGAAGTTGTCACATTACTTATTTTTCAAGGTATTTGAGAGCTAATTACCTTCAAGGTCCACCTGAGATTGGAGAACTTGTGCACCTTACCATCTTGTAGTTTTTACATCCCCTTGTTTTCTTCTGTTATATAGTTGTTTCTTTAATCAGTTTTCTTGAGCTTGATGTAAAAAAATGTAGGGACTTGTCAAGCAATTTGCTCAGGGGCACAATTCCTCCATCTATTGGCTCTCTGAACCAATTACGATTTCTATGAGTCTTCATGTGATTATTGGTGGCTAGGCAGTTTGTTGTTGCAGAGTTAACTGTTTGACTATGATTTTTTTAACAACTGTAGGAATTTATCAACAAATTTCTTGTCTGGTGAGGTTCCAACCGTTGGAATCCTTGTAACTTTCCAAAGCACTTCATGAGTAACTCTTCTATTCTCTCTGATGCTTCATTGGCTTGCTCCATTAATTGTTACATGTTATCCAATTATTTTCTACTTGGGAAACTGAAGCTTTTTTCCCCATTACACAAGCATTCTCTTCTATCTTTTTATTTGACATATAGTGCATAACTAGCattctgggtgaaaatatcttATTAGTTTTGCTCAGTGTTAGAATGTGTTATGTTAGCACTTTGCATTTGACCTTTCAGTGTttgttggataagttttatggCATTGCCAACCTTAAAGTATCATGCTTTGATTTGAATATGCCATTGGGCTAAATTGAACTCAATGAAGAACCATATGATTTATATGATTGAGATAGTTGCAAATTGCCAAATAACTGTGGATGTTATGCAATTTCATTTCCTTCTATACCAATTGCTAATTTCCAATAACATGCTGCACAAATAAGACAACAGTAGTGCAAAGCTTAATTGTATCATCAATCCGTATGTGTTTCAGtaggttaagataatttttattcgcttacatgtatattttatcttttaatgtctttataatttgtttatttttatcatcTCCTACAGCTTAATTTTGTAGATTTGATTGCCAAGGGAAATTTGTATACTCGGTCACGTAAAGATGTAGCCAGTAAGTTGCTGGAAAAGGCTTTAAAGATTCAGTTGGGAAGAGGATTTTAGCTGGcatattttggattttgattacacagctattattttttcattttgatgtgtgtagttaatttttgaaatttgaagataatattttcatggattgaatgtagtaaatatttagttttatattggtggtttgtttatattaaataaagattggttgtttgttattatcatgttacaacatgaacattaaagacaacggttagaaATATTGTAAAAAGTACATAACCACAacggaattttttttttataaaaagtgatagaagacaacagttttatctgttgtaaaacatattaaaattatctaccacaacggttttaaaattaatctgttgtaaaaagagtctaccacaacggtttatttctgttgttgaaattatctaccacaacggttttaaaatgttgtcgtatccttcgtaaataaattttgagcatataaacaacaatggataaaaaccgttgtcaaatgtctacaaagacaacagattcaaaaccgttgtcgtagggcaatacattctacaatgcccttagttacaacggttttttgaccctacgacaacggataatatccgttgtcatttgcagtttttcttgtagtgccttgaggaccagaggcgcgacagataaggaagcgagatagacgcgACGGCTTGATCCATCGACGGCACATTGGAGGACAGCGATCCATTGGAGGCATATTAGAGGGTagcgttggatgaggccataatagttggaaattttattttcatgtttattgtcttatatgctgtttttatgtgatgtgatgtgcgtgcatgattaaaattcctcgattttaaataactaagtgggagaggaattatttaaataaattccacggtctccattactggtttgtaagtgatgcatataaacttgcgcgttggctttaagtgccttcctccatatcagataagtttgtttgcggatcactagatcaaacttcctctatggatgattataggaaattatttaggtttgtatgATCATcttcatctgaaggggcacaattctaattaatggactaagtatcaagtaatggtatacacttagacgcatttaatagtatcctccccatcggagtcactgctattatttgtgtgaccgaagataaatcaactattaattttatttgtcataaagttaggttgacaagataataaaattaatgggtaaaacctcctcttacaaatgtttgaattagtatacgcccacaca from Zingiber officinale cultivar Zhangliang chromosome 5B, Zo_v1.1, whole genome shotgun sequence encodes the following:
- the LOC121987437 gene encoding uncharacterized protein LOC121987437 — its product is MELGAAAHRLRNHVRVHRAHHRQVPRRRRWWLHELPRHRRASIRIQRQDRSLCLHLPGDLLRARVLHHLAQRQPAAGARRRARARAVAPPVDCAASDGDGGAGGLPTLWLRDMSSISFLSLGGILMSLLMFVTVAWVAAFGGVEGSHEIPALRVEMFPENKDFLLTCIGLYVVFNALLQFISYTKEKNAFHFTHPRAVSFVRFN